The DNA sequence TTTGCTTTTCTTTCCTCTGTGATCAGGGCAAAACCATGATCCATGGCATCCTTTGGTGATGAGAAGTTCATCATCTTGCCGTTATAAAGTACATTTCCTGCTGCTCTTGTACGCATACCAAATATGGTTTCAAGGAGCTCTGTACGACCTGCACCTACCAGACCATACAGTCCGAAAATCTCACCCTTCTTAACATCAAATGTGATGTTCTGGAGCTTTGGTGCATACTTTGTTGACAGGTTCTGTACGGAGAGAACTGTCTCACCGGGCTCATTGTCTACAGGTGGAAATCTATTGTCAAGAGAACGACCAACCATTGCGGAGATCAGTTCGTTCATGTTTGTGTCCTTACTGTCTTTTGTCATTACCAGACTACCATCTCGAAGAACGGATATCTGGTCACAGATCTCGAAGATCTCATCCATTTTATGTGATATATAAATCAGGGAAATTCCCTGCTCTTTTAACTGTCTCATCATCTTGAACAGCTTTGCAACCTCAGGTGCTGTCAGTGAGGATGTAGGCTCATCAAGTACAATTACTTTTGAGTTGTAAGAAATAGCCTTTGCGATCTCACACATCTGACGCTGTGATACTGACATTTTCTTCATCGGCTGTGTCAGATTTACGGTAATACCGAGCTTTCTGAACAGATCTGAAGCTTCTTTTTTCATTCTTCCCTCATCGATCACACCGAGGGAATTCTTTGGGTAACGTCCCAGGAACAGGTTATCCACAACGCTTCTTTCAAGACACTGGTTAAGCTCCTGATGAACCATTGCAACTCCGTTTTCAAGGGCATCCTTTGGACCTGAGAAGTTTACTTCTTTACCATCTAATATTATAGTTCCTTCGTCCTTCTGATAGGTTCCGAAGAGACATTTCATCATTGTCGATTTTCCGGCACCGTTCTCACCCATAAGACCCATGATCGAGCCCGGTTTCACATTCAGGTTGATGTGATCCAGAACCTTGTTTCTACCGAATGACTTGCTCATGCCCTGAATCGATAAGATGTATTTATTCTTATCTTCTGCCATATCTCTACTTCCCTTTCTTAGTAAAAGAAGGGTATCAAATCTTGTATCTGACACCCCTCTGAGTTAAATCATTATTGCCTGCCGATCCGTTATCTTATTTGTTAAGAAGTGTTGTGTATGATGCTGCATTATCTGTCTTAACCATGTTGATCGCAAATGCGTCATATTCGCCCGGGTTACCAAGACGGTTTGTAATGTTAGACTCTGTCTGACCATCACCACCGATGTAATCTACTTTCAGGTTGAGCAGATCATCGTAGTTCTCAAGAAGTGGCTGGTATGTTGAGCTTAAGAAGTTATCTGAAGCGTTGTAGATATCAAGCCATACTTTCTTTGTTGGGCTCTTGCTTGAATCAAGCTGTTTTGAAACCTTGTCATAAACCTTTGTTGAATCTGTGAAATCCTGATAGTTTTCAGCAGTTACTGCTACGTTTAATGCGTAGTATGATCTTTCTTCTTCGCTGTATCTGTAATCTTCACCTTCTGTTAAGCAGTTACCAGCTTCATCTGCTGTGCCAATACCTGTATCAACGTCTACACCATCAAGTGCGTTACGAAGAACTCTGAGTGTTAAGTAAGCCTGAACATCTGCATGCTGTGAAATTGTTCCGCCGTAACCTTCTGCAATAGCTGCTACTGCATCGCTGTTAGCATCGTATCCAAATGTAGGAACCTTGTTATCCTTTGCCCATGCATTGAACATTGACATTCCCATACCATCGTTATTTGAAACAACTACATCAATCTGATCACCGAATGAAGCTGTCCATGTTCCGATAGCGTTTCCTGCTGTTGCTGCATCCCATGTAGCACCTGCTGAGTTCTTCATTTCCTGTGAAGCAAGCTCACGGATTGTATATGTCTTACCATCTACATCAAGCTTTGCATCCTGAACAACTTTTGCTGATCCGTCTACGTTTGTACCTGCAGGTGTTGAATCAACTGCACCATTTGCATCAACTCCTGTGCCAAGTGCTGAACGAACACCACGAGTACGAGCGATTGAGTCATTGTGTCCGATATCACCGATTGCTAAAACGTATCCGATAACGCCATCACCGTTACGGTCGATTGTTGCTGCATTTGCTTTGATATAATCAAGTACCATCTGACCCTGAAGTTCAGCACCCTGGTTAGCATCGAAGCCTACATAATAAGTATCTTTGTTGAAGCTTAATGCTTCCTTATCAAGTTCTCCTGTTGAGCTGTTGGATGGCTGACGGTTGAACCAGCAAAGTGGCTTATCCTTATTTGCAACTCCGCTTGAGCTGCTTCCGCCTGATCCGCCTGATCCACATCCTACCATTGATAATGCAAGTGTTGCTGCTGCAACGACAGCTATAATTTTTTTCTTTCTCATATTTCATTCCTCCTGTTTGTACATTTTGTTTATTTTTCGCTCTGTCTCATTGACTAAATTCATTATAATGTGACAAGCAGGAAGAAAGAATAGAATATTTTTGGATTTATTAGCAATTTTTTTGGATTTATTAATATTTTTATGTTTATTTTGACGATACATTAAATATTTTTATTGCGGTCATACACATAATCCAATTTTTTACAACTTATATATAATAAATGGTAGTAACCGAATGCTTAACCGCTATTTTTCATTCAAATAATACGCAAATCCACCAAAAATGTTTTTCTCTATTAACATCACCAGTAAAATGAAGTAAAATACAAATAACCGATAACCTTTGAAACAAGGAGAATAACTTGTATGGAAAATGGAAATTTTGATGATTTTAAAATAAACGAAATTGATATCAACTTTGTGGAACGAATGTTGAAATCACTACCTTCTAACATCTATTTTAAAGATATGGAAGGTAAATATGTTTTCTGTACACACTATTGGAATCACATCAACACTCCGAAAAATGATCCCACCTGGACCATCCGCGGCAAATATGATATCGATATCCGAAAAGACAAAGAAAATGCTATTAAAGCAATGGAAGAAGACAAACGCATCTTTGCCACCAAGAAAGGCACTTCTTATGAGATAAAATTCGATGAAAATGGGCAAACGGAATATATGCAGCTAATCAAGAATCCGGTATTTGATGATAACGGAAACATGATTGGTATTGTTGGCCTGATCAACGATATTACAAGGACAAAGCTTCTGGAAGATAAGCTTGAACGTATGGCAACCCTAGATTCTCTGACCGGTGTAAGGAATCGTTCCTATATGGATATCTGGATTGAAAAAAACAAAAATCTGGACATTTATCCACTGACTGTCATTGTCTGTGACTGTAATGGTCTCAAAAGGATCAACGATCATTATGGTCATCTGGTTGGTGATCGTTACATTATCAAAACAGCAGAGGCCTTAATGACATGCAAACCGGAAAATGCAAGCGTCATCCGTGCCGGCGGCGATGAATTTATGGTATTTATGCCAAATACAAGTGAAGCAGAAGCTGCACAATATATGGAAAAGGTACAGGACTATATATCAAACATTCATATTTTCGATGAAAC is a window from the Lachnospiraceae bacterium GAM79 genome containing:
- a CDS encoding diguanylate cyclase is translated as MENGNFDDFKINEIDINFVERMLKSLPSNIYFKDMEGKYVFCTHYWNHINTPKNDPTWTIRGKYDIDIRKDKENAIKAMEEDKRIFATKKGTSYEIKFDENGQTEYMQLIKNPVFDDNGNMIGIVGLINDITRTKLLEDKLERMATLDSLTGVRNRSYMDIWIEKNKNLDIYPLTVIVCDCNGLKRINDHYGHLVGDRYIIKTAEALMTCKPENASVIRAGGDEFMVFMPNTSEAEAAQYMEKVQDYISNIHIFDETLSIAMGSSTTTDISKRLEDLISLADKAMYIQKEIDHKRLGIPSR
- a CDS encoding substrate-binding domain-containing protein; translation: MRKKKIIAVVAAATLALSMVGCGSGGSGGSSSSGVANKDKPLCWFNRQPSNSSTGELDKEALSFNKDTYYVGFDANQGAELQGQMVLDYIKANAATIDRNGDGVIGYVLAIGDIGHNDSIARTRGVRSALGTGVDANGAVDSTPAGTNVDGSAKVVQDAKLDVDGKTYTIRELASQEMKNSAGATWDAATAGNAIGTWTASFGDQIDVVVSNNDGMGMSMFNAWAKDNKVPTFGYDANSDAVAAIAEGYGGTISQHADVQAYLTLRVLRNALDGVDVDTGIGTADEAGNCLTEGEDYRYSEEERSYYALNVAVTAENYQDFTDSTKVYDKVSKQLDSSKSPTKKVWLDIYNASDNFLSSTYQPLLENYDDLLNLKVDYIGGDGQTESNITNRLGNPGEYDAFAINMVKTDNAASYTTLLNK
- a CDS encoding sugar ABC transporter ATP-binding protein, producing MAEDKNKYILSIQGMSKSFGRNKVLDHINLNVKPGSIMGLMGENGAGKSTMMKCLFGTYQKDEGTIILDGKEVNFSGPKDALENGVAMVHQELNQCLERSVVDNLFLGRYPKNSLGVIDEGRMKKEASDLFRKLGITVNLTQPMKKMSVSQRQMCEIAKAISYNSKVIVLDEPTSSLTAPEVAKLFKMMRQLKEQGISLIYISHKMDEIFEICDQISVLRDGSLVMTKDSKDTNMNELISAMVGRSLDNRFPPVDNEPGETVLSVQNLSTKYAPKLQNITFDVKKGEIFGLYGLVGAGRTELLETIFGMRTRAAGNVLYNGKMMNFSSPKDAMDHGFALITEERKANGLFLKADITFNTTIANMNHYKSGIALSHDDMVRATAEEIKVMHTKCMGPDDMIANLSGGNQQKVIFGKWLERSPNVFMMDDPTRGIDVGAKYEIYELIINMAKQGKTIIVVSSEMPEILGITNRIGVMSNGHLAGIVNTKETNQEELLRLSAKYL